The Xylanibacillus composti DNA window TTCGATTGTTGCGTATAGTCCGGAGGATCAGCCGAACCTGTTCGGTGATGTGACGAGCGTTGTTGTGCATCCGACATTGGATTTGATTGCGGCCGCTGTACCGAACTCCACGAAGACGGACAACGGCAGCGTTGTATTTTTCACCAAATCGGGCGAGTACCTGGGACATCAGACAGTCGGGGCTTTGCCGGATATGATTACGGTGACGCCAGATGGCACGAAATTTCTCGTTGCGAACGAAGGCGAACCGAACGACGACTATACGATTGATCCGCACGGTTCAGTTTCGATCATAGAGATCAAAGGAACGGACGGCGCGCTGACCTTTGACGTATCGACAGCTGTATTTACTGACGAATCCATCGTCATCGACGGCAATGTGCGCTATGCCTCTTTGCTGACCGGCTATGTCGAGAACCCGACACATGAGCAGTACGCTGCCGATTTCGAGCCAGAGTATATTGTGGTGACCGAAGACAGCAAGAAAGCCTATGTGGTGCTGCAGGAGAGCAACGCCATCGCTGTGCTCGATCTGGAGAAGAACGCTTTCACCCATGTGCATGGATTGGGTTACAAGAACTACTTGCAGGAGGGCAATACGTTCGACCCTTCCAACCGAGACGGCGGGATTCACTTGAACCACTATCCGGTGCTGGGAACGTATATGCCGGATGGCATGAGCTTGAAGACGATTAACGGAAAGACCTATTTGTTCACAGCGAACGAAGGGGATTCCCGCGATTACGGCAAGGGCAAGATTGATGAAATCCGCTTTGGCGATGTAGATCTCACAGACGGCAACGTTGTTAAGCTGGATGCGGCCTACTATGAAGGGACTACTCAAGCTGAACTGGACGCATGGGATGTGGCGGCGCTTCAGGCTGAGGACAAGCTGGGACGCTTGTACGTCATGAATACGGTATCGGGCGCGGTGTATACAGACCCGGCGACAGGCGTGACGTACTATAATGGCTTGTTCATGTACGGCGCTCGTTCCTTCTCCATATGGGACGTGGACAAGCTGGGAACGAAGGATCAGCTCGTGTTCGACAGCAAGGATGACTTTGAGCGAATCATCGCGCAAGAGCTGCCGGAATTGTTCAATACGAATCATAAGGAGAACAGCTTCGACAACCGCAGTGATGACAAAGGACCGGAGCCGGAGTACGTGGCGCTCGGCGAGGTGGACGGCGAGCTGTACGCCTTCATCGGCCTGGAGCGGCAAAGCGCGATTGTCGTGTACAATGTCACCAATCCGGAATCCCCGGCATACGTAACGTTCGTGAATATGCGTGACGTGGAGCGGGAAGGGGAAGGCGATCTGGGGCCGGAAGGCATGCATTTTATCCCGGCAGCAGACAGTCCGACCGGCAAGCCGTTGCTGCTTACAGGCAATGAAGTATCCGGCACCCTGGCTATCTTTGAAATAGCTGTTACAGACAAGCTGCCGCATTTCGAGGTAGACGCTGTAGAGAATGAGGAGACCTACACGATATCAGAGAACAATGGCATCGTTGCCCTGACTGTCAATTCCGGGGTTTCGGGATGGACGACGTTCGCGGCGAATGTGACTGCGGTGCTCGGACATGACGGCATGGAAACCGTGGTATTCAAGCACAGCCACAACGGCGAGCAATTGGGGATTAGCGCCATTCGCGGCGATTTCGACAGCGCACCGCTGGCGGCTTCCGCCCAATTCAATGTCAGAGCGGGCGATGTCGTGGAAGTGTACATCGTCGATGCGCTCACGACCGATCCCGAACAACAGCCGATCGTGCTGCAATAACGGATGAGGAGTACAGCTATGACGAATAAGTGGAAATTAGTATGGATCAGCGCGTTGTTGTTGATAGCTACGATCCCGTCGGCGAGCGGACTGCAGCTGCCTGTCAGTCAGGTGGTGGCAGCGGCAGCGGCGCCTTCGGTTGAAGTGGACAAGTCAAGTGCAAGACGGGGGCAGTCCATTGCGGTAAGCGGCACATATACCCCGAACAGCTGGATCACGCTCCGAGCTATCGACAGCGAAGGCAAGCTGGTCGTATTCGATGGGACGAAGACAGCTGCTGACGGTGCGTACTCGTTCGAGATCGTCGTGCCGACGCAGACGGCAGCGGGTTCGCTCGCGATATATACCGGGGCCGGAGAGGAGATCGCTCAAGCAGCGGTTCGCATCACCACTTCCGGTACGGGAGGCGGCTCCACAGGGGGCAGCGGCGGCGGAGCTCCGTCGGCGAGTCCGGCTGGACCGGAATCGGCTGGCAGCGGGAAGCTTGCTTACCAAGCCACGGTGACTGCGCGCGCGGATGGCCGCACGGAAGGTGCTGTAGTCGTAGAGGCAAGCTCGCTGCAGCAAGCGCTGGAGGGCAATCCGAACAAGATTACGATTACGGTGGAAGGCGATGCGGATGGATACGATGTGCGCATCGCGAGCGAGGCGCTTCGCCTGCTGCTCGATGCAGGCCGTCCGGTTACGGTAGAGGTCGTCACCCAATGGGGGACCTACGTGCTGCCGGTGGCATTGGTAGATCGGGAGGCACTGGCAGCCGTGCTTCGTGTTCCTGAGGAGGCCATTGGCTTGCGGTTTGCAATCGGTCGTGCGGCGGATGCGCAAGCAAGTACAGTGGAAGCGGCTGCTGGCGAACTGAACGCAGACTTGCTGGCTGCAATTGTGGATTTCCACGTGGCGGCAGTGACAGAGGATGGCCAGACAGCGGAGCTGACCTTCGGCAACACCTATATCGCACGCACGCTCCCTCTGTCTGGACAGGCGGACGCTTCCCGGACAACAGGCGTGCGCTATGACGAGAGAAGCGGCAAGCTCGTATTCGTGCCGTCGGTTTTCCATAGCCAGGACGGCGCATGGCAGGCCGAGCTGAAGCGGAATGGCCACAGCGTATATACCGTTATCGCTTATAGCAAATCCTTCGACGATATTCCGCCGAGCCATTGGGGCAAGGAGGAAGTCGAACTGCTGGCTTCGAAATTGATTGTCAGCGGATTGACTGAGGATACATTCGGCCCCGCGGCCACAGTCACGCGTGCGGAGTTCGCAGCACTGATCGTGCGGGCGCTTGGCTTGGAGGAGCAGGGCGCATCCGCCTTCGCGGATGTACCGTCTACCGCTTGGTTTGCCGGCGCGGTGGGTGCCGCCTATGAGGCGGGATTGGTATCCGGCTATGAGGACGGCAGCTTCCGTCCGAACCAGCCGATCACCCGTCAAGAACTGGCGATGCTGATGGACAATGCGCTGCGGTTTACAGGACAGCCTGCTTCGGGGAACGGCCAGCTTAACCAGTTCGCCGACCGCGAGGCGATCGCGGCTTGGGCGCAAGGCGCAGTCGGTCGCGTCGCGCAGGCAGGAATCACCCAAGGACGAGGCGACAATCGCTTCGAGCCGACGGCCATATCGAACCGCGCTGAAGCGGCAGCCATGATTAAGCGGCTGTTGCAGCACGTCAACTTTATCGATTAACGAATGCGGCGCGCCCCGAGGGGCGCGCCTTTTGCATGCATCGAGTCCTTCTTAAACTTCGACAAGCTCGGGGCGCTTGACATGGAGCGGAGGCGGGATGAGCCAGCCTTTGTCCTTGTTCATGCGCAAAATCTGGGTGTTGAACGACAGCAGCACGGTATGATACTTCGCGAATAGCGCACCGATGTCTTCGCGGATGCACGTGCCCATAATGGTGCTGCAACCTACAAGTCCCATGCTGACATCGGCCGCAATTTTGGCGGCGATTTCGGGATCAGTGAAGCGGGCGCCGGCCGGGATGTCCTCCAGCTTGACCTCGGGTCTTTCCGGATAGCCTGGTGCAGGCGTGATGCCATTGGCAGTCAGCAGTTCGTCGCACTCCATTATTTCTTTGCGGGATTGGTCGATCAATTTTTCCAGCATCCCTTTCAAATCCTTGTCGCCCGCATGATACTGCAGGGCCTCATAGGCTGACAGCATACCTTTGGCCTTGGCAGAGAATGCCCAAACTTCGCTGATCTCGCCATAGTGCATCGGTTCGTCTTTTGGATTTCCGCTCAAAATACCCATGTAGTCGTCTCCTTTAGCATAATTTGATTAATAATGATGGAACATATCTAGTGTGGGCGAACAACGACCGAATATGCACAATGTGCAGTGTGGAAATTCGCCCAGCTATAAGCATGCAACGGGAGGAAGACAGCAGGCTTGGCGTGGCGTGCGTTTGTGTATGGATCGCGGTTGACAAGGGCGAACCGTTATAACTATAATGGTTACAACGGCGGTGATAAGTGTGAAGCAGATCAGTACGCGTTTTTCCATAGCGGTACATGCCCTTTCCTTAATTGCGATGAACCCTGAAGCTTGCACGGGCGATTTCATTGCAGGCAGTGTGAATACGAATCCTGTGATTATTCGAAGAATTATGGGCATGCTGAAAAAGGCGGGGCTGGTAGAAGTGCGCGCAGGCGTAGGCGGTGCTTTCTTGCGCAAGGATGCCGCTCGGATTACCCTGCTGGATGTGTATCGAGCGGTCAACGCGACGGAAGAGAATCAGCTGTTCCGCATGCATGCCAATCCGAATATTGCTTGCACCGTCGGCAGAAATATCGAGCGTGTCTTGCAGGAAGAGCTGAACGATGCGCAATTGCTGCTGGAGCAAAGGCTCGATCAGACGACCTTGAGCCAGCTGATCGGCAAGTTCGATTGACCCCATTATGCATGCAAATAGTAGCTCCGAGTGGGCTTTTATTTATAACTTTGTTGTAACTGTAATGGTTATAACGCAAATAGGGAATGGAGGAATGAACAGATGAAGCTGCTAGTGACAGGCGCGACAGGCAAGCTTGGAAGCAAAGTGGTGGAAACGTTATTGGAATCGGTTCCGGCAAATCAGGTGGCGGTGAGTGTCCGAAATCCAGAGAAAGCGGAAGGATGGCGCGCCAGGGGTGTCGATGTCCGGCATGGGGATTTCGACCGGCCAGAGACGCTGGATGCGGCCTTTGCCGGAATGGACCGGATCTTGATCATCTCCGCAGACGGGGACAATGATACCCGCATCCGTCAGCATCAGCATGCGGTGGAAGCAGCAGCGCGTGCAGGGGTGAAGTTCATTGCTTACACCAGCTTGGCCAATGCCGGCAGCAGCAAGCTGTTGCTGGCTCCGACGCATCAAGCGACGGAACAGGCGATCCTGGGGACGGGCATTCCTTATTCGTTCTTGCGCAACAACTGGTACTTGGAGAACGAGGCAGCCGGCATCCAGGGGGTCATAGCTGGAGCGCCCTGGGTCACGTCCGCCCAATCGGGCAAGGTAGGATGGGCGCTGCGCCAGGATTATGCAGCAGCGGCGGCAGCGGTATTGGCAGGGGAAGGTCATGAGCATACGACCTATGAGCTGTCCGGCAAGCTGCTGACTCAGGATGAGCTGGCCTCGGCTGTAGGAAGCGTACTGGGCAAGGAAGTGCAGGTGCAGCATGTGGATGATGCCGCTTATGCGGAAGTGATGAGAGGCGTTGGCGTTCCCGAGGCGGCGGTGCCGTTTCTCGTCGGCATTCAGAAGGGAATTCGGGAAGGGGAGCTGGAGGTCGAGAGCGATGATTTCGAGAAGCTTCTGGGTCGCCCGGCGACACCTGTGGAAGAGGCGCTTCGCCAGCTGATCGCTGAGCTCGGCTAAGAACCAAATTGCAACGGCGGCAGTCTGGGCCCTATTGTAAGGGGGCCAGGCTGCCGCCGTTTTCTTATAGGGATGCTCGAGTCCGCACAGGCTTGCGCATCATATAGGGATAGAGCCAAATCAATCCCAATACATACAAGGAGAAGGCGAAGTAAGCTGGCAGCAAGTGGACAAAGGTTGTGTACCCGATCCACAGATGGACGCTGAAGCCAGCGATGAATCCGGGGAGTCCGCCTAGCAATAGCGCGAACCAGAGCCAGCGTCGACCCTCTCCGATCCCCCACAAGGAAGCGGCGAGCAGGGCCAGCGCGTTCGAGAATAGCGCGCCTCCAAAG harbors:
- a CDS encoding choice-of-anchor I family protein, coding for MRAWSKWAGILSLSLALTSLAPAVGAAAPAGTAELTLTKIGGYDTEAGLDNAGAEIVTYDPESQSVYLINGATRAIEIVDISGLQSGIPDQVLNVEDEQKISIVAYSPEDQPNLFGDVTSVVVHPTLDLIAAAVPNSTKTDNGSVVFFTKSGEYLGHQTVGALPDMITVTPDGTKFLVANEGEPNDDYTIDPHGSVSIIEIKGTDGALTFDVSTAVFTDESIVIDGNVRYASLLTGYVENPTHEQYAADFEPEYIVVTEDSKKAYVVLQESNAIAVLDLEKNAFTHVHGLGYKNYLQEGNTFDPSNRDGGIHLNHYPVLGTYMPDGMSLKTINGKTYLFTANEGDSRDYGKGKIDEIRFGDVDLTDGNVVKLDAAYYEGTTQAELDAWDVAALQAEDKLGRLYVMNTVSGAVYTDPATGVTYYNGLFMYGARSFSIWDVDKLGTKDQLVFDSKDDFERIIAQELPELFNTNHKENSFDNRSDDKGPEPEYVALGEVDGELYAFIGLERQSAIVVYNVTNPESPAYVTFVNMRDVEREGEGDLGPEGMHFIPAADSPTGKPLLLTGNEVSGTLAIFEIAVTDKLPHFEVDAVENEETYTISENNGIVALTVNSGVSGWTTFAANVTAVLGHDGMETVVFKHSHNGEQLGISAIRGDFDSAPLAASAQFNVRAGDVVEVYIVDALTTDPEQQPIVLQ
- a CDS encoding SDR family oxidoreductase, encoding MKLLVTGATGKLGSKVVETLLESVPANQVAVSVRNPEKAEGWRARGVDVRHGDFDRPETLDAAFAGMDRILIISADGDNDTRIRQHQHAVEAAARAGVKFIAYTSLANAGSSKLLLAPTHQATEQAILGTGIPYSFLRNNWYLENEAAGIQGVIAGAPWVTSAQSGKVGWALRQDYAAAAAAVLAGEGHEHTTYELSGKLLTQDELASAVGSVLGKEVQVQHVDDAAYAEVMRGVGVPEAAVPFLVGIQKGIREGELEVESDDFEKLLGRPATPVEEALRQLIAELG
- a CDS encoding DUF3231 family protein, translating into MGILSGNPKDEPMHYGEISEVWAFSAKAKGMLSAYEALQYHAGDKDLKGMLEKLIDQSRKEIMECDELLTANGITPAPGYPERPEVKLEDIPAGARFTDPEIAAKIAADVSMGLVGCSTIMGTCIREDIGALFAKYHTVLLSFNTQILRMNKDKGWLIPPPLHVKRPELVEV
- a CDS encoding Rrf2 family transcriptional regulator; protein product: MKQISTRFSIAVHALSLIAMNPEACTGDFIAGSVNTNPVIIRRIMGMLKKAGLVEVRAGVGGAFLRKDAARITLLDVYRAVNATEENQLFRMHANPNIACTVGRNIERVLQEELNDAQLLLEQRLDQTTLSQLIGKFD
- a CDS encoding S-layer homology domain-containing protein — protein: MTNKWKLVWISALLLIATIPSASGLQLPVSQVVAAAAAPSVEVDKSSARRGQSIAVSGTYTPNSWITLRAIDSEGKLVVFDGTKTAADGAYSFEIVVPTQTAAGSLAIYTGAGEEIAQAAVRITTSGTGGGSTGGSGGGAPSASPAGPESAGSGKLAYQATVTARADGRTEGAVVVEASSLQQALEGNPNKITITVEGDADGYDVRIASEALRLLLDAGRPVTVEVVTQWGTYVLPVALVDREALAAVLRVPEEAIGLRFAIGRAADAQASTVEAAAGELNADLLAAIVDFHVAAVTEDGQTAELTFGNTYIARTLPLSGQADASRTTGVRYDERSGKLVFVPSVFHSQDGAWQAELKRNGHSVYTVIAYSKSFDDIPPSHWGKEEVELLASKLIVSGLTEDTFGPAATVTRAEFAALIVRALGLEEQGASAFADVPSTAWFAGAVGAAYEAGLVSGYEDGSFRPNQPITRQELAMLMDNALRFTGQPASGNGQLNQFADREAIAAWAQGAVGRVAQAGITQGRGDNRFEPTAISNRAEAAAMIKRLLQHVNFID